The proteins below are encoded in one region of Triticum aestivum cultivar Chinese Spring chromosome 1B, IWGSC CS RefSeq v2.1, whole genome shotgun sequence:
- the LOC123084691 gene encoding uncharacterized protein: MASSSWRYWTDHDRKKWRDALTDKDFWLYGYEGTVEYYNSLVILAISPAGKGLTWNVGVGPKASFTQAITNHIFSVRNCMYGGYKHMIKVDLNPTPTSDEALGGGITSIKYKIAVAAAKELGLLDQEYNRLEERNEELLYYSYGDFDQDTSRELESYVKNKIVPRIIKQLSTEKYFLMVENLQLPIELGSFTLDVGLPPPTWADSCWFISTTSHDAYNESKSKDDILISINEDDFVMVLIIYSMLHSAYDILNKTHQEHEDWFDIALNCFHYAITVFAQYSPWIFTSDELIHHWTALGILPGFTIKEEEEIGTYISKCAYMEQVGTVILEVFEKYSLLQLPFSHANEAYEATSTSAQFLAYHGLVAKGITVDELLENKKKWISFVGDHGWHVSLEWLNPEETKGTHALILRGCHTSPILSKLDNFLSELPFLRVLDLSYTPTKTLPSSIGCLLNLRLLALRGCHDLKSLSSSSATSATDSPTNISSSSPLSTLYQLEILDMNGAPFSHLTQDMASQMSNLIYLDMSYSLITTFPPNFFKDVSNLEELILVSCSNLVELPPSMALLSTLTTLEISGSQIKYFPQKMFEEMLKLHSIKLIDNKELISLTGPISSDQGIKLEGQTNLVSFVLIGASHIRCLSLRGCRKLESIEIKDLGALEEIDLPCTAIMEFPVDIINSTQLRRLLLQGVPSLRRFPWHKLERLPDVFYLDQCTEGDGNYSDEICQVCVSDPSFFLSFRDSVVDLVEDGWFFQSFYVRVAPCNSHSRQQQDEEDMLDSKLQLFVQNQSTYVDAYSSCYAEEIRIESPVTVPFHRTERHVEITGMKDPTIGLCDLLNVTTSISVTCDTSMEYFSDLSGHGESEECELRWCHNMKGVFRFWTSAENLRNMHIYNMKSLVSFCSQHEADFKLLAHLHLEDCPRLEYMVTHATTLPCLKILAILFCYNMKTIFTSNDMKDDTYQLPSLQKIRLQELPLLQNFHSNDVTITAPVWKELQLRGCWSLRRLPRLQGQPKMVKVNGERSWWGKLQWGSLLHRDNYEPKLPPKLASFNKRAEMSSYLR; encoded by the exons GCTGTATGGATACGAAGGCACGGTGGAATATTATAACTCCTTAGTCATTCTTGCCATATCCCCCGCGGGTAAAGGCTTGACCTGGAACGTAGGTGTGGGGCCCAAGGCATCATTTACACAGGCCATAACGAACCACATCTTTTCTGTGAGAAACTGTATGTATGGTGGGTATAAACACATGATAAAAGTGGATCTGAATCCGACACCCACATCCGATGAAGCCCTAGGAGGTGGCATCACGAGCATCAAGTACAAGATTGCTGTCGCTGCGGCAAAGGAGCTCGGGCTCCTCGACCAAGAATACAACAGGCTCGAAGAAAGGAATGAAGAGCTACTGTACTACTCCTATGGCGACTTTGACCAGGATACCTCTCGAGAATTGGAAAGTTATGTGAAGAACAAAATTGTTCCTCGGATCATCAAGCAGTTGTCAACAGAGAAGTATTTTCTAATGGTCGAGAACCTCCAGTTGCCCATTGAGCTTGGTAGTTTCACATTGGATGTTGGGCTTCCACCGCCCACTTGGGCAGATTCTTGTTGGTTCATCTCAACCACTTCTCATGATGCCTACAACGAGAGCAAGTCAAAAGATGATATACTTATCTCCATTAACGAAGATGACTTTGTAATGGTACTTATCATATACTCAATGCTTCATTCAGCCTATGACATACTCAACAAGACTCATCAAGAACATGAGGATTGGTTTGACATTGCCCTCAATTGCTTCCACTATGCCATAACAGTATTTGCGCAATATTCACCGTGGATTTTTACCTCGGATGAGCTCATTCACCACTGGACCGCCCTAGGTATCCTGCCTGGTTTCAccatcaaggaagaagaagaaattggGACCTACATAAGCAAGTGTGCCTATATGGAGCAAGTTGGGACGGTCATCCTTGAAGTTTTTGAGAAATACTCTTTGTTGCAGCTACCATTTTCTCATGCAAATGAAGCTTATGAAGCCACCAGTACCAGCGCACAGTTCTTAGCATACCATGGCCTCGTTGCAAAAGGCATCACAGTTGATGAACTCTTGGAAAACAAGAAGAAATGGATTTCATTCGTTGGTGACCATGGATGGCATGTAAGCCTGGAATGGTTGAACCCAGAGGAAACAAAGGGGACACATGCACTTATTCTAAGAGGCTGCCATACATCGCCCATTCTTTCCAAGCTGGACAATTTCTTGTCCGAACTTCCGTTTCTTCGTGTTCTTGATCTCTCATATACTCCAACAAAAACACTCCCTTCTTCCATCGGTTGCCTACTGAACCTTCGGCTACTTGCACTTAGAGGCTGCCATGATCTCAAAAGCCTTTCCAGTTCATCCGCAACAAGTGCCACAGACTCACCAACAAATATAAGCTCATCATCACCATTGTCCACTCTATACCAACTTGAAATTCTTGATATGAATGGAGCTCCTTTTTCTCATCTGACACAAGATATGGCCAGCCAAATGAGCAATTTGATATACCTTGACATGTCCTATTCATTAATCACTACTTTTCCTCCCAATTTTTTCAAGGATGTGTCTAATCTCGAAGAGCTTATTCTTGTCAGCTGCTCCAACCTTGTGGAGCTACCTCCTTCCATGGCTCTGTTATCCACCTTAACAACCCTTGAGATTAGTGGGAGTCAAATAAAATACTTCCCACAAAAGATGTTTGAAGAAATGTTGAAGCTACATTCGATCAAGCTCATTGACAACAAGGAATTGATTTCACTTACAGGACCAATATCGAGTGACCAAGGAATCAAATTGGAAGGGCAAACTAACCTTGTATCCTTCGTTTTGATAGGCGCATCTCACATAAGGTGCTTGTCTTTACGTGGATGTAGAAAACTTGAGTCTATTGAGATCAAGGATCTTGGAGCTTTGGAGGAAATTGATTTGCCTTGTACAGCTATCATGGAGTTTCCTGTAGATATCATTAATTCCACCCAGCTTAGGCGATTGCTCCTGCAGGGTGTTCCTTCTCTGAGGAGATTTCCGTGGCATAAGCTAGAGCGACTCCCAGATGTGTTTTACTTGGATCAGTGCACAGAAGGAGATGGTAATTACTCTGATGAAATTTGCCAAGTGTGTGTTAGTGACCCCAGTTTCTTCCTTAGCTTTCGTGATTCTGTCGTGGACTTAGTGGAAGATGGATGGTTTTTTCAATCATTCTATGTTAGAGTCGCACCATGCAATTCACATAGCAGACAACAACAAGATGAAGAAGACATGCTAGATAGCAAGTTGCAGCTGTTTGTGCAGAATCAATCGACATATGTTGATGCATATAGCAGTTGCTATGCAGAGGAAATCAGAATTGAGTCGCCAGTTACAGTCCCGTTTCACCGAACCGAGCGCCATGTAGAGATCACAGGGATGAAAGACCCAACTATTGGTTTATGTGATCTTCTGAATGTCACCACATCAATATCAGTGACATGTGATACTTCTATGGAATATTTTTCTGACTTGAGCGGTCATGGTGAGTCAG AAGAATGTGAGCTTCGTTGGTGCCATAATATGAAAGGAGTTTTCAGATTTTGGACTTCTGCGGAAAATCTGCGGAATATGCATATCTATAACATGAAAAGTCTTGTTAGCTTCTGCTCGCAACATGAGGCGGACTTCAAATTACTAGCACACCTGCACTTGGAGGACTGCCCAAGATTAGAGTACATGGTGACACACGCAACAACACTACCATGTCTCAAGATACTTGCCATCTTGTTTTGCTACAATATGAAGACAATTTTCACCAGCAATGATATGAAAGATGATACTTATCAACTCCCAAGCCTACAAAAGATACGTCTCCAGGAGTTGCCATTGCTCCAAAACTTCCACAGTAATGATGTCACCATTACAGCGCCGGTGTGGAAGGAGCTCCAGCTCCGGGGGTGCTGGAGTCTTCGACGCCTCCCGCGCCTACAAGGTCAACCAAAGATGGTGAAGGTGAACGGTGAGAGGAGCTGGTGGGGAAAGCTCCAGTGGGGTTCACTGTTGCACCGTGACAACTACGAGCCCAAGCTTCCTCCGAAGTTGGCCTCCTTCAACAAGCGTGCTGAGATGAGCAGCTACCTCAGATGA